GGACTGTAGTAAATTCCTGCTCCGTCAAATGCTGTGTAGAGTCCTCCCCGGCACACTAACATTGCTACTACTTTTTGTCCTGAGTAGAGCCGTGTAGTGCGTCCACCGCCGCCAAGGTTTTGACCATCTGGACTGCGATAAATTCCACCATTTTCAAATGCTGTATAAATTGCGCCGTTATATTGAACTATAGCCAAAGTCTGTTGTGTACCATCATAAACTCGTACAGGATTGCCCCCATTAGCAGGATAGAAGAATATGTGACGGTTTGGCTCAATACGAAATGAGCCTGCTGCGCGTGTTACATCAATTGTACTTTGTGCTTGAGCATTGGGTAAGCTGTTGTTACAAACACTAAACATGGTTGCTACTAAAATCAACCCTGTTGCGAAAATACTTGAAAGTTTCTTGGGCTTAATCGTTCTGGTAATCATTGAGAATAAACTTACTCTCGATCCAAACTAGCAACTAATTTTTCTGTTTACATTGACAAAAAATCTGGTAATTATCGGGACTTTTCCAATTGATGATCTACTCGAAAATGGGAAAATATGGGGAAATGTTGGGAAATGTGGAGAAACATTGGATACAATACCAGCAGCTTGACATTTACCTGACTATATGAACCTTGAGGAAATGCTAAAACTCGCTGACGAACTCGTATTTGCTAGAACAGGTAAGCATCTTAATGATTTGCAAAAAACGATTCTGCGAGGGACTTGGGAAAATGAAGAATACAAAGAAATTGCTCAAAAGGTTAAACTTTCCGAGGATCGTGTTAGAGAGGTAGGAATGGAATTATGGCAAATACTTTCACAAGAGTTGGGCGAAAAAGTCAAGAAATCAAATGTTCGAGCATCAATGGAGAGGTTGCAAGTCTCCTTATTTTCAAATGTTGTACAAGATCATGTTCGAGTGGGTAGTATTAATTTTTGTGGACAAACCAGACACTCACCAAATATACCAAACTCAAAACAATCTGAAAATCGGTATCACGATTTAAGCGAAATGCCGGAGTTAGGTACTTTTTATAATCGCACGCCCCAACTAGAAACCCTAAGAACATTAATCTTAGAACAACACTGTCGCTTAATAGCACTAACAGGTATCAGCGGTATCGGCAAAACCACATTAGCAGCGCAACTCGTACAACAAATAAAAGATGAATTTGATTATGTTATTTGGTGCAATTTAGAAACTTCTCCCACTTTAGCTGAATTTCAAGATAAACTAATCCAGTTTTTCTCGCAGTCGGAAAAGCTAGATTCAACTGCAACTAACCAAAAACCTTTACCATTAATTAAGTATTTGCAAAAACATCGCTGTTTAGTAGTTTTAGATGATATTCATAACCTTTTCAGTAGCGGCGAATTAGCAGGAAAGTATAAAACTGGATATGAAGAATATCGCTTTTTATTTAAAAACATAGAAACCTTATCTCATCAAAGTTGCTTTCTGTTAATTGGTTGGGAACAACCCAGAGAAGTGACTCAAATTAAAAACCAAAATCCTGCTATTTATACTTTACAAATAACTGGTTTAGATATTGAATCTGCACGGGAAATACTGAGAGATTACGGTTTAGGAGAAATCGAAAATTATTCAAATATTATTAGTCGCTACCAAGGCAACCCATTCTGGTTAAAAAGTGTGGGAAATCTATTTCAAGAGTTGGGAGAAGGAGTAACTGAGTTATTACAAGATAATACTATTTTATTACCAGAAGATTTGAAAGGTAATTTACAGCAAACATTTAACCGTTTATGCGATCGTGAAAAGCAAGTTCTTTCTGTTTTGGCAAATGAAAATGATGGAATCAGCTTAGCAAAGTTAGTAGAAAATCTCAAAATTTCACCATCAGATTTAGTTAACGTACTGCGTTCTTTATTAAGACGCTGTTTGATAGAACAGCAAGCAAATGGTTATATTTTGTCAGATGTTTTGAGGCAGTATATTCTTTAAAACCCCGACTTTTTGAAGAAGTCGGGGTTCTGCGATGCTATGTTATCATAAAAAATATCAAATTTATTTAGCCTTTAACTGATTTTTATGACCGCAGTAACTACAGTAACAACTGCATCCAAACTCGCTGATTACTTCATTTGGTTTGCTAATGACGTAGGGTCTTATTTGAGTAATCAAAAGCTACAAAAACTCTTGTATTATGCCCAAGCATGGTATTTAGCATTTGAAGATGAACCGCTTTTCGATGAAGATTTTGAAGCTTGGGTACATGGGCCGACTATCCCAGCTTTATTTTATGAATATAAAGAACAATTCGGGTTTAAACCAATTCTAAAAGAAGTCGAGAAACCAGAGTTTCCAGAGGAAGTAGAAAAGTTTTTAGATGACTTAGCTGATGATTATTTTTTTTTAGACGCTTATGAGTTAGAATTGATGGTGCGACGCGAAGATCCTTGGATTAAAGCAAGAGGTGACTTGCCAAAAGATGAACCTTCTAATGCTATTATTACCAAGGAATTAATGAGAGAATTTTACAAAACCCGTGTCATCGAAGAAGAATAAAAAAAGACAGGACACAAATCTTCGTAGTCAACCATCTTCAGCTAACAGAGAAGTTACCAAAATAAAAATACCGGAAGGAATTAGTTTTTCTTTCAGGTATTATCAGGATGATAAAGATAAATTTTCGATTAGCAAAAGAGATGCTAAATATCTAACATCTCTTTTGAAAAGACTGCGTGATTTATCTCAATTGAAAGTTGATGAAGTTATTAACAATCAGAGTAAAAGTCTGCGCTGTCACAGAATAGATTGGCAAGATACAACTGAGCCTGATGGTTTTGGTCTTCTTAATGAAGATCAGCTAGTAAGTACACCCTACCAGTTTCAAATATCTGCTAATGAATATGGCAGGGTACATGGTTTTTTTAGTGAAAATGTTTTTTACATTATCTGGTTAGATCCAGACCATAATCTTTATATTTGAGCATCTTTACAATCTTTGCATCAATTATTTAAAGCTTAAAAATAGTAAGTTTTAAATTTAATTTTGTTACTCAGTATAAAAATATTTTGATAAACTTGTTTCTAGCTTGATACTTCTACTTAGTAGTCGATCGACAAAAGCGCCACCATTTATGAACAGCGTAACCGGAAATTAGACCGATCGCTAAATATAAACTAAAAAAAGTTGCCAAGGATACACAGATAAACCAATTATTATTAGCTGCTGGTATATTAGGAGATTGATTTAAGTTTGCACTAGTAATATCTTTGATAATAAATGGTGCGGAAGCAGCGGCTATAAAAGTGGACGTACCAATGGTAGTACCTAGAAAAATTACCCGGTCTTGAAACTTGATATTTTGATTGGCTATTTGGCGGTTTTGTTCAGCTTGAAATAGTTCAATAAATGCGCGGATGCTATTAATATACTTTTCTCTTAACTGTAATTGTGGCGCTAATAACCGATAATCTTGTTCCATTTGCCAGAGATAATCAGCCGCAGCAAATTCACCAAATTCTTCTAAAAATTTGAGTTTAGTTAATCCTGTTTCTTCAGTAGCTTTTTGCTTGATAGTTTCCAAACGATTTTGGTAATTTTGCAAGTTTTGACGCAAACTTTGTAACTGCACCTGCAAATCTTCTAATGCTATTGTATATTTAGCTAAAATATGCAAATTTAGGTGAAGTTCCTGATTTAAGTAATCAAAGTTGTGTTCGATGCTGTTGCTTGTTGGTAAATTAAGAATAATTTCATCTATTTGGCGGTTGTCTGGAAAAATCCCTTGCTGAATCAACGTTTTTTTTATGTTGATGCTACTGTGATAATTCCAGTAAATTTTATGGCGATAATAAAACAATAACATTAATTCATATTGAAAAGTTTCAATTCTTTCGACAATTTTCTTGTGGGGACAAATGCAAATAAGTACATTTTCTTTTTCTGGCGTGTTTGTCCAGTTTTCAGGAGAATCCCAAACTTCAAAAACTGAGCTTCCTAAAAAGTGATTTCCCGGTCGGAGTTGTGGTTCGGTTGGATCTTT
This genomic interval from Phormidium ambiguum IAM M-71 contains the following:
- a CDS encoding NB-ARC domain-containing protein, giving the protein MNLEEMLKLADELVFARTGKHLNDLQKTILRGTWENEEYKEIAQKVKLSEDRVREVGMELWQILSQELGEKVKKSNVRASMERLQVSLFSNVVQDHVRVGSINFCGQTRHSPNIPNSKQSENRYHDLSEMPELGTFYNRTPQLETLRTLILEQHCRLIALTGISGIGKTTLAAQLVQQIKDEFDYVIWCNLETSPTLAEFQDKLIQFFSQSEKLDSTATNQKPLPLIKYLQKHRCLVVLDDIHNLFSSGELAGKYKTGYEEYRFLFKNIETLSHQSCFLLIGWEQPREVTQIKNQNPAIYTLQITGLDIESAREILRDYGLGEIENYSNIISRYQGNPFWLKSVGNLFQELGEGVTELLQDNTILLPEDLKGNLQQTFNRLCDREKQVLSVLANENDGISLAKLVENLKISPSDLVNVLRSLLRRCLIEQQANGYILSDVLRQYIL
- a CDS encoding Panacea domain-containing protein, encoding MTAVTTVTTASKLADYFIWFANDVGSYLSNQKLQKLLYYAQAWYLAFEDEPLFDEDFEAWVHGPTIPALFYEYKEQFGFKPILKEVEKPEFPEEVEKFLDDLADDYFFLDAYELELMVRREDPWIKARGDLPKDEPSNAIITKELMREFYKTRVIEEE